One stretch of Leadbetterella byssophila DSM 17132 DNA includes these proteins:
- a CDS encoding NADP-dependent isocitrate dehydrogenase has protein sequence MSKIIYTITDEAPALATYSFLPIVEAFTKPAGVEIETRDISLSGRILANFSEFLTDEQKVSDDLAYLGKLAVEPEANIIKLPNISASIPQLVAAIKELQAKGYAVPDYPEEPKTGEETFIKAKYDKIKGSAVNPVLREGNSDRRAPKAVKEYARKHPHSMGAWSADSKSHVSSMTEGDFYGSEKSVVVPKATKYKITFVGADGSTKVLKEGASLQEGETVDSAVMSYSKLNDFYAKEIEDAKAKDVLFSVHLKATMMKVSDPILFGGAVYQYFKEVYDKYATLFDELNINPNNGLGDLEKKIASLPEDQKAAIEADIKAVYEKNPALAMVNSDKGITNLHVPSDVIIDASMPAAIRTSGQMWGPDGKQKDTKFVIPDRCYSGVYQTVIDFCKNNGALDPVTMGSVSNVGLMAQAAEEYGSHDKTFQLAGAGTVQVTDEDGNVLMEQAVEAGDIFRMCQTKDAPVQDWVKLAVNRARATNTPAIFWLDKNRAHDANLIQKVEKYLKDHDTTGLDIQIMSPAEATQYSLERIVKGLDTISVTGNVLRDYNTDLFPILEVGTSAKMLSIVPLMNGGGLFETGAGGSAPKHVQQFVEEGYLRWDSLGEFLALAVSLEHFAQVNNNPKAQVLADTLDEATGKFLENDKSPARKVGQIDNRGSHFYLALYWAQALAAQDKDAELKAIFAPIAEELTAKEAAINEELLGAQGKPQDIGGYYKPEFAKASAAMRPSTTFNSILAKL, from the coding sequence ATGTCAAAAATAATTTATACCATTACGGACGAAGCACCCGCTTTGGCTACGTATTCTTTTTTACCCATAGTAGAAGCTTTTACCAAACCGGCAGGAGTTGAAATTGAAACCCGTGATATTTCCCTTTCAGGTCGTATTCTGGCTAACTTTTCAGAGTTCTTAACAGATGAGCAGAAGGTCTCTGATGATTTGGCATATTTAGGGAAGTTAGCAGTTGAGCCGGAAGCGAACATCATTAAACTTCCTAATATTTCGGCATCCATTCCTCAATTAGTAGCGGCGATCAAAGAACTTCAAGCTAAAGGATATGCGGTTCCTGATTACCCTGAAGAACCAAAAACGGGAGAAGAAACCTTTATCAAAGCGAAATACGACAAGATCAAAGGTTCCGCAGTTAACCCTGTATTAAGAGAAGGAAACTCTGACCGTAGAGCACCGAAAGCGGTGAAAGAATATGCTAGAAAACATCCGCATAGCATGGGAGCTTGGAGTGCAGATTCTAAGTCGCACGTTTCTTCCATGACAGAAGGTGATTTCTATGGTAGTGAAAAATCTGTAGTTGTTCCTAAAGCTACTAAGTATAAAATAACCTTCGTAGGAGCAGATGGAAGTACTAAGGTTCTAAAAGAAGGTGCTTCTTTACAAGAAGGAGAAACTGTTGATTCTGCTGTAATGTCCTATAGCAAGTTGAATGATTTCTACGCCAAAGAGATTGAAGACGCAAAAGCAAAGGATGTACTTTTCTCCGTACACTTGAAAGCTACCATGATGAAGGTTTCTGACCCTATTTTATTTGGTGGAGCTGTGTATCAATATTTCAAAGAAGTGTATGATAAGTATGCCACTTTATTTGATGAGTTAAATATCAATCCAAATAATGGTCTAGGTGATCTTGAGAAGAAAATCGCAAGCCTTCCTGAAGATCAAAAGGCTGCTATTGAGGCTGATATTAAGGCAGTGTACGAAAAGAATCCTGCATTGGCAATGGTGAACTCTGACAAGGGAATCACTAATCTTCACGTACCTAGTGACGTTATCATTGATGCATCTATGCCTGCCGCTATCCGTACCTCCGGACAAATGTGGGGGCCTGACGGAAAACAAAAGGATACAAAATTTGTTATTCCTGATCGTTGTTACTCTGGTGTTTATCAAACGGTAATTGATTTTTGTAAAAATAATGGTGCTCTAGATCCTGTTACTATGGGTTCTGTATCAAACGTAGGTTTGATGGCTCAGGCAGCAGAAGAATATGGTTCTCATGACAAGACTTTCCAATTAGCAGGTGCAGGTACTGTTCAGGTTACAGATGAGGACGGTAATGTGTTAATGGAGCAAGCGGTAGAAGCTGGTGATATCTTCCGTATGTGTCAAACGAAAGATGCACCGGTTCAGGATTGGGTAAAACTTGCAGTAAATCGGGCAAGAGCTACTAACACTCCAGCCATCTTTTGGTTAGATAAGAATCGTGCACATGATGCAAATCTGATCCAAAAAGTAGAGAAGTATTTGAAAGACCATGACACTACAGGTTTGGATATCCAAATCATGAGCCCTGCTGAAGCTACCCAATACTCTTTAGAAAGGATCGTAAAAGGATTAGATACCATTTCCGTAACCGGAAACGTACTTAGAGATTACAATACTGACTTGTTCCCGATCTTAGAGGTAGGTACTTCCGCTAAAATGCTGTCTATCGTGCCATTGATGAACGGTGGTGGATTATTTGAGACAGGTGCAGGTGGATCTGCTCCTAAACACGTACAGCAATTCGTAGAAGAAGGGTATTTAAGATGGGACTCCCTAGGAGAGTTTCTAGCTTTAGCCGTTTCCCTTGAGCATTTCGCACAGGTAAATAATAATCCTAAAGCTCAAGTTCTTGCAGATACTCTAGATGAAGCTACCGGTAAGTTCCTTGAAAATGACAAGTCACCTGCAAGAAAAGTAGGACAGATTGATAACAGAGGTAGCCACTTCTATTTAGCACTATACTGGGCTCAAGCCCTTGCTGCACAGGATAAAGATGCAGAATTGAAAGCTATCTTTGCTCCAATTGCAGAAGAGTTGACAGCTAAAGAAGCTGCCATCAATGAAGAATTACTAGGGGCACAAGGTAAACCTCAAGACATAGGAGGGTATTATAAACCTGAGTTCGCTAAAGCTTCAGCAGCCATGCGACCAAGCACCACTTTCAACAGCATTCTTGCTAAGTTGTAA
- the ltrA gene encoding group II intron reverse transcriptase/maturase, whose protein sequence is MRVGRKLIVKCKRSLAESCNEVDTMPEVFFSNTMLEEILHIRNVKHAVDRVISNGGASGVDGMQIDNLRDYLNTHWQSLRSDILSGTYRPQAVRKVEIPKASGGKRMLGIPTVIDRVIQQSISQWLGLKYEGDFHDNSYGFRPNRNAHQAVIKAQEYLNLGYTWVVELDLEQFFDQVNHDILMHLLSKKITDRRVLALIGKYLRCGIMDHGLEQKRTKGTPQGSPLSPLLSNIILNELDTELSSRGHRFVRYADDCSIYAKSNKSATRIMRNITSYIESTLKLKVNREKSKVSKPSQSSLLGFSFFKTQGDWQIRISAKSIERIREKLRQNTRRNTATPMHERLTKLRQIIHGWVDYFRIATNKKVMVTLDELVRRRLRVLLWKQWKTAGNRIRNLMKLGAKRWLAYQHANTRKSYTRTGTSPIVQTTLTNSYFTKLGYEGFADYYYWRTTHQTTLF, encoded by the coding sequence ATGAGGGTAGGTCGGAAACTGATAGTAAAATGCAAGAGGAGCTTAGCTGAGTCGTGCAACGAAGTGGACACAATGCCTGAGGTTTTTTTTAGTAATACTATGTTGGAAGAGATATTACACATCCGAAATGTCAAACACGCAGTTGATCGTGTCATCTCTAATGGAGGTGCTAGCGGAGTTGATGGTATGCAGATCGATAATCTTCGTGACTACCTTAACACGCACTGGCAATCCCTGCGATCGGATATTCTCTCTGGCACTTACCGCCCACAAGCTGTTCGGAAAGTAGAGATTCCCAAAGCAAGTGGCGGCAAGCGTATGCTGGGTATCCCAACGGTCATCGACCGTGTTATTCAGCAAAGCATTTCCCAATGGCTTGGGTTAAAGTATGAGGGTGATTTTCACGATAACAGCTACGGCTTCCGTCCGAATCGTAATGCTCATCAGGCCGTCATTAAAGCGCAAGAGTATCTGAACTTGGGCTACACGTGGGTCGTTGAACTTGATTTGGAACAATTCTTCGATCAAGTGAACCACGACATACTGATGCATCTTTTGAGCAAGAAGATTACGGATCGTCGAGTCCTAGCGCTGATCGGGAAATACCTTCGTTGTGGGATTATGGATCATGGTCTTGAACAAAAGCGAACCAAGGGCACACCACAGGGCAGTCCTTTAAGTCCACTTTTGTCAAACATCATCCTGAACGAACTGGATACGGAACTCAGCTCCCGTGGACATCGATTTGTACGTTATGCGGATGACTGTAGTATCTACGCGAAGAGCAATAAATCCGCCACTCGTATTATGCGCAACATCACCAGTTACATCGAATCTACACTAAAACTGAAAGTGAACCGTGAAAAGAGTAAGGTAAGCAAACCTTCCCAAAGTAGTTTACTCGGCTTTAGTTTCTTCAAAACTCAAGGAGATTGGCAGATTCGTATCTCTGCAAAGAGTATCGAACGAATCCGAGAGAAGTTACGTCAAAATACTCGACGTAATACAGCTACTCCTATGCATGAGCGACTGACTAAACTACGGCAAATTATTCACGGCTGGGTGGATTACTTTCGTATAGCAACGAATAAGAAGGTGATGGTAACACTAGATGAACTAGTGCGAAGACGCTTGCGTGTTCTGCTTTGGAAGCAATGGAAGACCGCAGGTAATCGAATTCGGAACTTAATGAAACTGGGAGCCAAACGCTGGCTTGCCTACCAACATGCGAACACCCGTAAATCCTATACTCGGACAGGGACAAGCCCTATCGTTCAAACAACGCTAACAAACTCATACTTTACTAAATTAGGTTACGAAGGATTTGCAGACTACTATTACTGGAGAACAACGCATCAAACGA